Genomic DNA from Solanum pennellii chromosome 3, SPENNV200:
atgcTCAGTTATTCTGAACACAATCTGCTGGAAATCCCTGTGGAAATCGCTTTGAATCAGTGCAGTAATCATAAACCATGTAATTCTTCTGCACCCATTTGAGCCTCTCTTGGCTTGTGTTATCTAACTCTTCATTCAACCATGAATTGCTAGTTGAAGTTGCAGAATTGGAACTgcaagaagatgaagaagtggGAATACAAGCATTAGCACTGAAGTTTCTGTAAGAAGCACTAAAGGGTGCTTGGCTCCAATCAGTCTTAACAAGTCCTCCTCTTGTAGCCCAATCATCAGCATTCCAAAGACTCGAATATATCCTCATTGGTTGGTTCTTTGGATATGAAACTCCAATCGATTCACTATTCTTGTATTCTCTAATTGGCGTTCCGTCCACATAAAATCTGTTTCAACCATAAAAATAAGAGAACCCCAAATCAAGATTTATCCCAAAAGAAAATGTTAGATTTGAAAAAAGTTTGAATGTTTAGCTACTTACATGATGCGTTGTGGATTCCAAGTGATGGAGTAAGTGTGGAAATCAGCAGTAGGGTCAAACCaaagatgaaattgttgttCTCTGTTTCCTTTGCCTTGACTAAATACATTAGTATGGAGAGTATAAGGATCACCACTTAAATTTCCCAAGAATTCAAAATCTATCTCATCATGTGTTGCTCCTTGTGATGACAACTGCAATAAAAGAGTTCAATTTCAGGGgatattcatgtatatatagCACAAAAATGATTCAGAAATTAAGGGAATTACTTACATAGTAAGCAGTGACAGTGCCAGCAGAATTTCCGGGGACAAGTTTGAGCTGCATGTCAATTTTACCAAACAGATATTCGTTCTTGGATTGAAAACCAGAGCCAGAGATTTTGTCAAGTGTGAGAGTAAGGAGGTCGCCATTGTTAAGTATTTTTGCTCTGCCGTCACCCCATGTGATGTCGAATTCTTGATCAAACTTGGCCCCAATTGCAATGCCAAAAGCACTAATCATAAAACACATTACAAGTACTAActtagaataagaagaagaagtcaTGTTTAATTGTTAAGATTTTAAAGTTTGTTGGATGAATTAGAGTTGGATAGTTATATGGGGTTTTATAAGGGTTTATACCACCCCCACCTCAACAATAAAGAAGTAGGTAGAGCAGAGCGTGTGGGGTTAGGCTTGAGGAAGCAAAGAGGAAGGTTCAAAGTAAAACAGAaaacaaggaaaaaaataaagattttgaGTATATATTGAGCTGGAAACAGGATTAAAATGACGGCATCAAAGCTAAGTGACATACAGCCCATATATTATACTCATTATTTCACTCCTAATTATTTGGCTACTTTTAAATGtgttaattattgatataacaAATTTACTTTAAGTGAAtgaataaaacaattaaaattttcaataaattttatcttttttaaaataattaatcgaaaatataataagtaaaactttttaaatttattttaaaaaatgaacaagtagATGGAGGGTGGATATTTCCAACCgtcaaattatatttacatagcTATAATTTTAAGAGAGATAATTGtttatatttgtaattttgctgtaaattatttttgttttttaaaataatttaaaaataactaaaaggtCAAAAATATTAAGTGATAGTTCAATTCATGTcctaaattatatttcttaatgGGGTGCATCCTCTCAAAAATTTAGTTAGTACGAACTAAAGGGAGTATAACCTAGTAATTAGATAGTATAGTAATTATAATTGCTTATTTGGCATGATGTAATGATAGTgtacttaaaaatatatgttttgattgcacaaatataattatataattaagggaaaatgcataagtaccctcTTAATCTATGTTAGAAATTTTAGAAACACTTTGTTGGAATTCTGACCCTCAAAATTGCCTAAGGAAcatgtttattttatatgttcttTTGCAGATTATAGCAGTTACGTTTTGtgaagcaaataaaataataacgcAATATTTTTTTCGCGGAAAACCTCAACTTTTAAGGGTAAAAGTCACGACCTACACCTCTGTAGAATTTAACTCCACTTTATTAAACTTCAAGtctcaacaaaagattacaaaGTTATGTAatctaaggaattataaactctaattcctacctaagaaattataaactctaatttctacCTACCCAAAGACCTAAAACCCCCGGttttatatcttctaatgtTCTATCAAGTTCTACAACTTGTCGAACAACTTCTACTCACAAAACTCATATTGTaatcaaaactcttaattacaatCTTACAGTTTTTCTCACACATTGCAATATTCCtaataaatctcaaaactctctcaaacctcttgatcgtgttttgatctTTTCTCTATGTAAGTGCGCAATTTTTCTCAAGCGAAACTATCGCCTATTTATAGATTTGGAATTGAATCAAAAacctattttaattagaaatccTACTTCACGTAGGATTCCTCTTTTGTGCAGAACCTAGTTCAACTTGAATTTGTCTTCGCCGCATCTTCAACTCCTTGTCTGAATCAACATTGTCTTTGCCTCTATAAAACCTTGTTAAGTTCAACTTGGATTCTTTATCATTGTTTGTCTTTGCTGCAACCGCTTCTTCGTTCTTCTTAAACTTATGTTGTCGTCTCAAGGAAAACTTATACTTAGTTTTCCTTAAATAAGTTGTCAGGAAAACTTACAATcaattttccttaattaaataagaaaaccttccacaaaatttccttaattaaataagaaaaacctTCCACAAAATTTTCCTTATATATAGCCATAAAAGTTTCCtcaattaaataagaaaacattattGAACGCTATTTCCTTTTTCAACTTGGTTGCGAACTCCTTTATAAAAGGAAACTTTCTGTACTGGTTGCTTGTCGAAAAAGCAATACTTCCACAGCTTTATATCTTCTAATTCGCGAGGTTGACTTTCTCTTTATCCAAGTCGGATTCAGTCTGTAAGAGACACGTCAAACAAGCCTTCTTTCATCTGTTCCTGtatttgtcaattatcaaaatctctcattttaacaaattccccctttttgatgatgacaaacaatgtATTACGAACGCAACAAATAAGACACACATCTTCCCTTTTTTACCATGTTATTG
This window encodes:
- the LOC107015042 gene encoding probable xyloglucan endotransglucosylase/hydrolase protein 23 isoform X5, with product MTSSSYSKLVLVMCFMISAFGIAIGAKFDQEFDITWGDGRAKILNNGDLLTLTLDKISGSGFQSKNEYLFGKIDMQLKLVPGNSAGTVTAYYLSSQGATHDEIDFEFLGNLSGDPYTLHTNVFSQGKGNREQQFHLWFDPTADFHTYSITWNPQRIIFYVDGTPIREYKNSESIGVSYPKNQPMRIYSSLWNADDWATRGGLVKTDWSQAPFSASYRNFSANACIPTSSSSCSSNSATSTSNSWLNEELDNTSQERLKWVQKNYMVYDYCTDSKRFPQGFPADCVQNN